A segment of the Hyperolius riggenbachi isolate aHypRig1 chromosome 8, aHypRig1.pri, whole genome shotgun sequence genome:
AATAAACCTGAACAAGCAGGAAGGTACAGGGAGGTATGTCAGGGCACCCTTTAATTCTAGCTACCACTCGAGATCTGCTTCTTTGCCTGTTTCTCATTTTCCATCAGCCACTAGTCCTATAAGTGTGTGTTCAAGTAGTGGACATGGGTCTGCCTCAGAGACCCTGACCAGACCCTCTAGTTCTGTGTGTGGATCGCCTAGTGATGGTGGTTTTATTTCGTCAGATGAATATGGTTCAAGCCCTGGTGACCTAAGGTACTTCCGTGTAAGGAGTAATACTCCTGACTCCCTTGGTAACACACCACCGATACAAGAGGAAAATActttgagtgactatatgtcaatgAGCACGAGAAGCCATGCCAATGGTCAAGATgattatatggaggctgacaaaacTTTTCGCAAAAGAACATACTCTCTTACTAAACCTAACAATGCCATAATGCCACACAAGTCCCAGACTGCTGCTTCcttggaggaagattgtgaagagaTTAACAAGCAGTTTGCATACTCTGAATCATCAAAGTTAAGTGATAGTATCCACGTGGAGGATTTCAGTAATGGTGTAATTGATTCTGTCTGTAACCAAAGTGGGAGTAAAGCCAAGGATGATGGCTACATGCCAATGATGCCTTCTGTTCCATACAACAGTGACTATTTGCCAATGGCTCCTAAGAGTGTTTCTGCACCAAAACAAATAGCTTCAAGGTGCCCTTCTCAGGCGGATTCTAAGGGGTATATGATGATGTTTCCAGCCGCTAACTCGCTTAGTAGAAATTCATTAACAAGGGATGCTTCAAAAGGTAGCCAAGAGAAAGTTACCAATGGTGAGTACATGGACATGTCTTATGGAAGCATTTCAAAACAGACTATAAACTCTAATTTAAATAATTCTCATGGATTTAGTTCTTATTTTTCACTTCCCAGGAGCTTTAAAAGTCCTTCAAAGCACAGCAGTGATCACAATGAGTATGTTCCTATGTCTTCTCCGGGAACATTATTGCATTTTGGTGAAAAAGCTGTAAGCGAAAATTGTAAGGAAGAGGTTGAAAGTGATATGACAAAGACTGATATCAAATCTTCCAGTGATGTATTAGAACAACAAGTTAGAACTGCAAGGCCAACTAAACTTACCCTTGCAATGAGGGGCAGCAATACCATACCAAGGATGTTTGACCATTCTACTTCAGCTGAGCCCACAAGTCCTGGTGAAtatataaatattgatttcaGTGATAAAGCAAGTAGTACTCCATATTCTCTGTCTGCAGAAGGGTCTCCCTCCTCTTTGGGTTCCAGCTGTGATCACAGACAGTCTCCATTGTCTGATTATATGAGTGTGGACATTGATGTGCAATCTCCGAAAGCTACAGCTGAATTGTCTAACTCGTTATCAGACATTTCGTCTTATGCATGCCCTGGTATTTCTAGAGTTCAGCTCAGTGCAGAATATGCTAAGCTCCCATGTGGTACAGCTTGTGTCAGCACCACAAATAGAAATGATGATTACACCACAATGACATTTAATATGGCAATGACTCCCCCAAGGCCTTTTCCTGATGAAACTGAGAATGGTACAAAATTGGATAGTCCTTCATCTATTGTGAATCGGCTATGCATTGGTGACATGTCTCCTTTTAACAATGGCTTTCCGTCTGTCCTCAACCCCAAGTCTGATACTGTAGTTGGACCTAAGGTTATCCGTGCTGATCCACAAGGAAGACGGAGGCATAGCTCTGAAACTTTCTCCTCTGCCAGCACAGTAACTACAACTTCCTCTTGCTTTACGGAGAGTGGCAAAAGGCACAGTTCTGCTTCTTTTGACAACGTTTGGCTTAAACCCGATGAAAACAGTTGTGATCAAGAGAAAAAAATGTCTAGACACTGCTCTACAGGTTTTCAACATGGATTAAATTACATAGCTCTGAGCATGCATGATGGGGTCTGTGAGCCTACGTCACCAGTTTGCAGTCAGCACCAGAATGGAAGCAGGAATTTGGAAAGTGGAGCTTATGTCAGCATCGATTTCTCCAGATCTGACTGCCTGAAGTGTTCTGCCTACAGAAAAGGtttgtaaatgcacattatatttCATAGACCCACCTTTACTATATAGATATAGtgtgtatattttttcttttttactgtaattatggCAATGCTTAGTTATGTATCCGGTGTAGTTCCTTTTTTAAAATAAGTTATTACTGTACCAAACATTCCATGCTGGATTGTATTTTTTTAGCTGGTGAGTTGGCATCTCTTGCCTGCATGTTCACTTCTTCCTGATCAAACAGGATAGTATACCTTGTGCAGTGGCACTTTGTTGAAATGAAGCATTACAATCTTGTAGTTTTTGTAATTACACGAACAGCAGCTGGAGCATTTTCTTGTGTGACTGGGTCCTGTTTTTGTTGAAGACTCTAGGCAAAgccatttgggtaattttttttatttatttttttatatgtgaTCAAAATATGTCATTGCTTCTGGTTTGTGTCTTTAGATAGGACCACAATGTTTTCATTAATTTTATAGCCACAGCTCACGGATTCCTATAAGGTGTATGAGCAAGACATGCAACTGTTCGCTCCAGGGTCAATTATGTATTCATGCATATGATGACAAAATAAATGATCAGTCTGCATGAATTAAAATATTTCTAGGCTTCTCTTCCAAATGTCGTGGTACTCTCCCGTGCCACAGCTCGTCAAAGTGGGTATTAGTTTGTATGAGACGGGCCACAGTACTGGTGGTGCGATGTGGTCCAGCCAACACAGAAGCTGCAACGTGATGATGAGTGGCACATGAATCTGTGGGAGTCGATGGCACCTCAAACAATCCTTTATAGCTTGTGGTGCCATTGACAGATCCTGTCCTGCGGTAAGTCCATCACTGAGCGGGGTCATTCAGATTTCCCTGCCAGCGCAGTCTGCCGCAAGGACCAATCTGCTGGTAATGGTGCAATGGGCTGCGTAGTTGCCTAGGGCTCTCCTGCCACAAGCCAGTCGCACTGCACATGTTTGAAACTACCCTATGTTTTCTTTTTGTGCAATGGAAATAAGAGCACCTGTTGTGGTGGTGTCTAGCTTAGGACTCTTTGCTAatgttcagggttttttttttctgcgcagaGACAGTTTTGTGGGCACCACACAGATGTGAAACTTTTTGAAGATGTGAAGGTTTTTTATGCTTTACATACAGTGAGCAGAGTCTTCCCTTAGGGTCGGTTCTCACTTGTATTAAAACTGTATCTGTGGCgccatttttgtttttcttgttttttttttggggggggggggggggtcccgggccaaaaacggagccacagttaccaatgttaaaaatggcGACCGTCTCCACACAATTCAAAACATGGATCCGTGTGATCCGTACTTGTCATTCAGTTTTTTAAACCGGATTTGCAACAATTTTCACGCCCCCCGGATACCTGCAGGGCCAATGAAAGGCAGTAGAAAAACGGAGCTCCCTCTACACAGACAAccttggacacagaaacggatacATTTCCAGTCCGTTTAGGTGTCCCCAGCCCTTTCTGTGGGTGAGGAGGGGTCTGCcatgctagagggggtagcagccaggaatggGGGTGGCGGGGAGGAGGGGTCAGACCCCCTTTCCCTCACCAGGATCCCCCCTTTCGCTCTCTCTTTCCAGCTATTTTTGCAAAATTTTAAATCTAAACGCAAGAATTAGGTAATAGGAATTAGGTAATAGCTTCCCCTGCGCGCTGCTAATTTaaaatttggcaaaaatggctggagggggagagcggaaAGGGGGATCCAGGTGAAGGAGTGGGGTCTGACCCCaccccccaccgctgtgcctgctgccccctggaaacgtatgctgcaaaaaggACACTGTTTCAATATAGCGTGCATGGAAGAATACATGTTGATAGTAAGTTTTAAATTACACTGCATGTTACTATGTGCCCTTAAAGCTATGTGTAGTGTGTAAATGatatgtaaaaatgaagcacatagTGTGGAGGGGCCTTAATCTATATTGATAAGGTTAATGATTTATGCCTGTCAGTGTTTTTAATCAACTGTCAGGTAATGAATGATCTGTCTTCCTAATCTGGTTAGCCCCAtggatagaaaaaaataaaatttttttttttttttttgttttgttcccatTGAAAAAAATAGTAAATTTCCTGGTCTACTGGCAAGGTCACAGAGAGCAGGAAGTAAAATGAAATTTCTAGGGAGGAGAGCAATAAAAACTTCACAATTTCTAAGCAGACATTGGAACTGGAGCTAACTACGGTAGG
Coding sequences within it:
- the IRS4 gene encoding insulin receptor substrate 4, which gives rise to MAAEDTASSSSTAMKLQPPSPPQEESGSGGEEDVRKRGYLRKQKHGHKRYFVLRAHSHLGPARLEYYDNEKKYRSGLQRAGCPPKRVIFLSQCFTVSRRADAKNKHLLALYTKDEYFALAADSEQEQDAWYQALSQLINDNKKASLTDPDEELEENYGGFRAGTVFKEVWQVNVKPRGLGQSKGLSGVYRLCLSNKAVHLVKLNSEVACVHLLLMNIRRCGHSENYFFIEVGRSSSTGAGELWMQVDDCVVAQNMHETFLETMKALKAYSEFRPRSKSQSSGTNPISFITTRRYLGNLPPSQTGLQRRSRTESVAGTPPTIKSNSYRFRTSSEGEGTMTRPFRSVTGSLIHLNTARINLNKQEGTGRYVRAPFNSSYHSRSASLPVSHFPSATSPISVCSSSGHGSASETLTRPSSSVCGSPSDGGFISSDEYGSSPGDLRYFRVRSNTPDSLGNTPPIQEENTLSDYMSMSTRSHANGQDDYMEADKTFRKRTYSLTKPNNAIMPHKSQTAASLEEDCEEINKQFAYSESSKLSDSIHVEDFSNGVIDSVCNQSGSKAKDDGYMPMMPSVPYNSDYLPMAPKSVSAPKQIASRCPSQADSKGYMMMFPAANSLSRNSLTRDASKGSQEKVTNGEYMDMSYGSISKQTINSNLNNSHGFSSYFSLPRSFKSPSKHSSDHNEYVPMSSPGTLLHFGEKAVSENCKEEVESDMTKTDIKSSSDVLEQQVRTARPTKLTLAMRGSNTIPRMFDHSTSAEPTSPGEYINIDFSDKASSTPYSLSAEGSPSSLGSSCDHRQSPLSDYMSVDIDVQSPKATAELSNSLSDISSYACPGISRVQLSAEYAKLPCGTACVSTTNRNDDYTTMTFNMAMTPPRPFPDETENGTKLDSPSSIVNRLCIGDMSPFNNGFPSVLNPKSDTVVGPKVIRADPQGRRRHSSETFSSASTVTTTSSCFTESGKRHSSASFDNVWLKPDENSCDQEKKMSRHCSTGFQHGLNYIALSMHDGVCEPTSPVCSQHQNGSRNLESGAYVSIDFSRSDCLKCSAYRKD